One Leifsonia shinshuensis DNA window includes the following coding sequences:
- a CDS encoding LacI family DNA-binding transcriptional regulator: MAATMADVARIAGVSKKTVSNFFNGYPYMRDETRQRIEAAIEELNYKVNISARNLSSGRTGTIGLAVPELAHPYFAELSQAVVTAAQRRGMNVLVEVTDGDREHELAVLNGVGGRSVDGVIFEPIALESADIEAATTDVPLILIGDRVHEGRFDFIAVPNEAGAHDATAHLLRAGRRRIVALGMEDSAEPTAAARRHRGYLQALAEAGVEPDERLFVGPIPWTRTAGYDAIADLLAAGVAFDAVFGYNDALALGAMSRLKQDGVRVPQEVAVVGFDNVEEGRFASPTLTTIESGREWMAQKAVELLAQRLDDPESRPGSALLMADHRLVARDSA; the protein is encoded by the coding sequence ATGGCTGCGACGATGGCTGACGTGGCGCGCATCGCGGGCGTCTCGAAGAAGACCGTCTCGAACTTCTTCAACGGCTACCCGTACATGCGCGACGAGACGCGGCAGCGCATCGAGGCCGCCATCGAGGAGCTGAACTACAAGGTCAACATCTCCGCGCGCAACCTCAGCTCCGGGCGCACCGGCACCATCGGGCTCGCGGTGCCCGAGCTCGCACACCCCTACTTCGCCGAGCTGTCGCAGGCCGTCGTCACAGCGGCGCAGCGGCGCGGTATGAACGTGCTCGTGGAGGTCACCGACGGCGACCGGGAGCATGAGCTCGCGGTGCTCAACGGCGTCGGAGGCCGCAGCGTCGACGGAGTGATCTTCGAGCCCATCGCCCTGGAGTCCGCCGACATCGAGGCGGCGACGACCGACGTGCCGCTCATCCTCATCGGCGACCGCGTGCACGAGGGGCGCTTCGACTTCATCGCCGTCCCGAACGAGGCCGGGGCGCACGACGCGACCGCCCACCTCCTGCGCGCCGGCCGTCGCCGGATCGTCGCACTCGGGATGGAGGACTCCGCGGAGCCCACCGCTGCGGCCCGACGTCACCGCGGCTATCTCCAGGCGCTCGCGGAGGCCGGGGTCGAGCCCGACGAGCGGCTGTTCGTCGGCCCGATCCCCTGGACGCGCACCGCCGGTTACGACGCCATCGCCGACCTCCTCGCCGCCGGTGTCGCTTTCGACGCGGTGTTCGGCTACAACGACGCGCTCGCCCTCGGCGCGATGAGCCGCCTGAAGCAGGACGGCGTTCGCGTCCCGCAGGAGGTCGCCGTCGTCGGCTTCGACAACGTCGAGGAGGGGCGCTTCGCCAGCCCCACCCTGACCACGATCGAGTCGGGCCGCGAGTGGATGGCGCAGAAGGCCGTCGAGCTGCTGGCCCAGCGCCTCGACGACCCGGAGTCGCGCCCCGGCTCGGCGCTGCTGATGGCCGACCACCGGCTCGTCGCCCGCGACTCGGCGTAG
- a CDS encoding carbohydrate ABC transporter permease, whose protein sequence is MTALQQAAPPPRTSRNRLGRRRALFGLVLSLPAFILLGVFFIWPFLRTIYMSLSDWPLLGTPHFIGLGNYLEAFQDDQFLHAVGFTFLYTIVITPILIALAFGLAFLVRRRTRAARFFQTVYFLPVVIGLAAGSYIWQFMWQSDIGPTTTLLGHLGLVDPRTNFFAEFGSAFLIVLGMVTWKVVGLQMLLVLSGMQAIPEEVTEAARIDGATGWQTFWHITVPLLRPTLALVLVFSVAGSLLAFDQFYILTVGGPSGSTLTAVYEIYRAGFVQFRVGYASALSILLMIVLGLVSAGQMLLLRNSDNS, encoded by the coding sequence ATGACCGCACTTCAGCAGGCGGCGCCGCCGCCGCGAACCTCCAGGAACCGCCTCGGGCGCCGACGCGCGCTCTTCGGCCTCGTGCTCAGCCTGCCGGCGTTCATCCTGCTCGGGGTGTTCTTCATCTGGCCGTTCCTGCGCACCATCTACATGTCGCTGAGCGACTGGCCGCTGCTCGGCACGCCGCACTTCATCGGCCTCGGCAACTACCTCGAGGCCTTCCAGGACGACCAGTTCCTGCACGCCGTGGGATTCACCTTCCTCTACACGATCGTCATCACACCGATCCTGATCGCGCTCGCGTTCGGGCTGGCCTTCCTCGTGCGGAGGCGCACGCGGGCCGCGCGGTTCTTCCAGACCGTCTACTTCCTGCCGGTCGTCATCGGCCTCGCCGCGGGGAGCTACATCTGGCAGTTCATGTGGCAGTCCGATATCGGGCCGACCACGACGCTGCTCGGCCACCTCGGGCTCGTCGACCCCCGGACGAACTTCTTCGCCGAGTTCGGCTCGGCCTTCCTGATCGTGCTTGGGATGGTCACCTGGAAGGTCGTCGGGCTGCAGATGCTGCTCGTGCTCTCGGGCATGCAGGCGATCCCGGAGGAGGTGACCGAGGCCGCGCGCATCGACGGCGCGACGGGATGGCAGACCTTCTGGCACATCACCGTTCCCCTGCTGCGCCCCACGCTCGCACTCGTGCTCGTCTTCTCGGTCGCCGGCTCGTTGCTCGCGTTCGACCAGTTCTACATCCTGACGGTGGGCGGCCCGTCCGGCTCGACGCTGACCGCGGTCTACGAGATCTACCGCGCCGGATTCGTGCAGTTCCGCGTCGGCTACGCCTCGGCGCTCTCCATCCTCCTGATGATCGTGCTCGGGCTCGTCAGCGCCGGGCAGATGCTCCTGCTTCGGAACTCGGACAACTCATGA
- a CDS encoding ABC transporter substrate-binding protein, which produces MRRRTTSLIAVAAVAVAAMALSGCSGGSSGSGSKTISVWVRDSESTLITKLAADFNKTHTDQQVKVTIVPSADYVQKFGTAAAGGNAPDVASMDLVYAPYFASVGALTDISDKVKTLPWKNDMSPAHVSQGKYQGKTYALPFTGDVSVMYYNKALFTQAGLDPEKPPATMAEVQADAEKIAAIGNGTYGFAFSGACGGCNIFSMGPYIWAQKGNLLSADGKKAQFDSPEVTNTLQMYRDLWTKNAMPQLVKTDSGSNAGDAFKQGKVGIFNWGDFYLSSLTDPTAGAKFDWGVALIPGASSGQSASFAGGDDIAIPSGSKNPEGAWTFLKWVTDKNAQTIMADNGVMPIRLDLLDSIYTGKDPRNTVFAEALAKGHVPYSVVENELINDSNGVWSTMIQDAVFGSGTVKDAQAKAQKAAQAILDKNGK; this is translated from the coding sequence ATGAGGCGTCGCACCACGTCCCTCATCGCAGTGGCTGCCGTCGCAGTCGCGGCGATGGCACTGTCCGGCTGTTCCGGGGGCAGCTCCGGAAGCGGCTCGAAGACCATCAGCGTCTGGGTCCGCGACTCGGAGTCCACCCTGATCACCAAGCTCGCAGCCGACTTCAACAAGACCCACACAGACCAGCAGGTGAAGGTCACGATCGTGCCCTCCGCCGACTACGTCCAGAAGTTCGGCACCGCCGCCGCGGGCGGCAACGCCCCCGACGTCGCGTCGATGGACCTGGTCTACGCGCCCTACTTCGCCTCCGTCGGCGCCCTGACCGACATCAGCGACAAGGTGAAGACGCTGCCCTGGAAGAACGACATGAGCCCCGCCCACGTCTCGCAGGGGAAGTACCAGGGCAAGACCTATGCGCTGCCGTTCACCGGCGATGTCTCGGTCATGTATTACAACAAGGCGCTCTTCACGCAGGCCGGGCTCGACCCGGAGAAGCCGCCGGCGACGATGGCGGAGGTCCAGGCCGACGCCGAGAAGATCGCCGCCATCGGCAACGGCACCTACGGCTTCGCGTTCTCCGGCGCCTGCGGCGGCTGCAACATCTTCTCGATGGGCCCCTACATCTGGGCGCAGAAGGGCAACCTCCTGTCGGCCGACGGCAAGAAGGCGCAGTTCGACAGCCCCGAGGTGACGAACACGCTGCAGATGTACCGCGACCTGTGGACGAAGAACGCCATGCCGCAGCTGGTCAAGACCGACAGCGGCTCCAACGCGGGCGACGCCTTCAAGCAGGGCAAGGTCGGCATCTTCAACTGGGGCGACTTCTACCTGTCCTCGCTCACCGACCCGACCGCCGGCGCCAAGTTCGACTGGGGCGTCGCGCTCATCCCGGGTGCGAGCAGCGGTCAGAGCGCGTCGTTCGCCGGCGGCGACGACATCGCCATCCCGTCGGGCTCGAAGAACCCGGAGGGCGCGTGGACCTTCCTCAAGTGGGTGACCGACAAGAACGCCCAGACGATCATGGCCGACAACGGCGTGATGCCCATCCGGCTCGACCTGCTCGACAGCATCTACACCGGCAAGGACCCGCGCAACACGGTCTTCGCCGAAGCGCTCGCCAAGGGGCACGTCCCGTACAGCGTGGTCGAGAACGAGCTCATCAACGACTCGAACGGAGTCTGGTCGACCATGATCCAGGACGCCGTCTTCGGGTCGGGCACCGTCAAGGACGCCCAGGCCAAGGCGCAGAAGGCCGCCCAGGCGATCCTCGACAAGAACGGCAAGTGA
- a CDS encoding carbohydrate ABC transporter permease, with protein sequence MTTTLAPAPAPAETATRDTARRRRGPRLLPTAAWWVVSLCLAVLFLYPIGVMLSQVTPANIAKITDASRGLSVVESLGNSLIVSLTATAVTVVVSTLAGYAFAKLPYRGSRVAFFVVLVTFMVPFQAVITPLYIVLRDIGLQNNLIGVALVLATFNLPLGIFLMRNSFAAVPSSLEEAAQLDGASPLGAMWRVMLPVAAPGVVSTALLTFFAAWNDFFASLILITDQHLYTLPVSIGILSTDSQFGVNFGLMQTGVMVTVIPCVIVYLILQRYYVAGLLGGALK encoded by the coding sequence ATGACCACGACCCTCGCCCCTGCCCCCGCACCCGCCGAGACCGCCACGCGCGACACCGCGAGGCGCCGCCGCGGCCCGCGCCTCCTGCCGACCGCCGCCTGGTGGGTGGTGTCGCTCTGCCTCGCCGTGCTGTTCCTCTATCCCATCGGTGTGATGCTCTCGCAGGTCACCCCGGCGAACATCGCGAAGATCACCGACGCCAGCCGCGGGTTGAGCGTGGTCGAGAGCCTCGGCAACTCTCTGATCGTCTCGCTGACGGCGACAGCGGTGACCGTGGTGGTGAGCACGCTCGCCGGTTACGCGTTCGCCAAGCTCCCCTACCGCGGCAGCAGGGTCGCGTTCTTCGTCGTCCTGGTGACCTTCATGGTGCCGTTCCAAGCCGTCATCACGCCGCTGTACATCGTGCTGCGCGACATCGGCCTCCAGAACAACCTCATCGGGGTCGCCCTGGTGCTCGCGACCTTCAACCTCCCGCTCGGCATCTTCCTCATGCGCAACTCGTTCGCCGCCGTGCCGTCGTCGCTGGAGGAGGCCGCCCAGCTCGACGGCGCCTCGCCGCTCGGCGCGATGTGGCGGGTCATGCTCCCGGTCGCCGCGCCCGGCGTCGTCTCGACGGCCCTGCTGACGTTCTTCGCCGCGTGGAACGACTTCTTCGCATCCCTCATCCTCATCACCGACCAGCACCTCTACACGCTGCCGGTGAGCATCGGGATCCTCTCGACCGACAGCCAGTTCGGCGTGAACTTCGGGCTCATGCAGACCGGTGTCATGGTCACCGTCATCCCGTGCGTGATCGTGTACCTGATCCTGCAGCGCTACTACGTCGCAGGGCTGCTCGGAGGTGCGCTCAAGTGA
- a CDS encoding glycoside hydrolase family 127 protein, producing the protein MDSSTDTIAAPAAPAATTARRPVDLRSVTLGSDFLGDWQRLNREATIPHCVERMETTGVLDNFRRLAGESDAPFRGPLFADSDLYKTLEAIGWEAVRGEIAEFQDFADEAIRLIAAVQQPDGYVNTYYQGPHAGERFTDLPQGHELYCLGHLVQAAIAWAHAGRTDLLDIALRYVELVHETFGQGARDDIDGHPEIETALVELSRLTGDGRHRELARRMVELRGHRTIGEGQFGGAYYQDQVPVRQAREVTGHAVRQLYLLAGVADLQLDDPDAGYADALDALWRSEHEHKLYITGGVGSRHRGEAFGDPYELPADRAYSETCAAIANLHWNWRMLLLHGDARYADEMERGLYNAIAVSTAIDGRSFFYSNPLQLRAGHSHEEDAPSARLDWYDCACCPPNLARLLASIGGYLVTRSDDAVQFQLYADGVYDLGGDLRATVRTGYPWQGAVRIEISRPSAETTELRIPGWAAGARLTVDGVEAPSPAPGYAAVAPGASVIELELPIEAVAQSAHPWVDAVRGSLAIRRGPVYYALESADLPRDVAVEDVVIPAAPRIEEAGWDAGLGVPTLRIPGAARRPAAAVLYAEPTPAAGADLGAVTVIPYFRWANRSQGAMRVWMPTS; encoded by the coding sequence GTGGATAGCTCGACCGACACGATCGCCGCTCCGGCAGCACCGGCCGCAACGACCGCACGGCGCCCCGTCGACCTGCGGAGCGTCACGCTCGGCTCGGACTTCCTGGGGGACTGGCAGCGGCTCAACCGCGAGGCGACGATCCCGCACTGCGTCGAGCGCATGGAGACCACCGGAGTACTGGACAACTTCCGCCGCCTCGCCGGCGAGAGCGACGCCCCCTTCCGCGGACCGCTGTTCGCCGACTCCGACCTCTACAAGACGCTGGAGGCCATCGGCTGGGAGGCCGTCCGCGGCGAGATCGCCGAGTTCCAGGACTTCGCCGACGAGGCCATCCGGCTCATCGCGGCTGTGCAGCAGCCCGACGGCTACGTGAATACGTACTACCAGGGCCCGCACGCCGGCGAGCGGTTCACCGACCTGCCGCAGGGGCATGAGCTGTACTGCCTCGGCCACCTCGTGCAGGCGGCGATCGCGTGGGCGCACGCCGGCCGCACCGACCTGCTCGACATCGCGCTCCGCTACGTCGAGCTCGTGCACGAGACCTTCGGCCAGGGGGCGCGCGACGACATCGACGGGCACCCCGAGATCGAGACTGCGCTGGTCGAGCTCTCCCGCCTGACCGGCGACGGCCGGCACCGCGAGCTCGCCCGGCGCATGGTGGAGCTCCGCGGGCACCGGACCATCGGCGAGGGCCAGTTCGGCGGCGCGTACTACCAGGATCAGGTGCCGGTGCGTCAGGCCCGCGAGGTCACCGGCCACGCTGTCCGGCAGCTCTACCTCCTCGCCGGCGTCGCCGACCTCCAGCTCGACGACCCGGACGCCGGGTACGCCGACGCCCTCGACGCCCTCTGGCGCAGCGAGCACGAGCACAAGCTCTACATCACCGGAGGCGTCGGCTCCCGGCACCGCGGAGAGGCCTTCGGCGACCCCTACGAGCTGCCGGCCGACCGCGCCTACTCCGAGACCTGCGCCGCGATCGCGAACCTGCACTGGAACTGGCGGATGCTGCTCCTGCACGGCGACGCCCGCTACGCCGACGAGATGGAGCGCGGTCTCTACAACGCGATCGCCGTCTCGACCGCGATCGACGGCCGCTCCTTCTTCTACTCCAACCCGCTGCAGCTGCGCGCCGGCCACTCCCACGAGGAGGACGCCCCCTCGGCCCGCCTCGACTGGTACGACTGCGCCTGCTGCCCGCCGAACCTCGCCCGGCTGCTCGCCAGCATCGGCGGCTACCTGGTCACGCGGTCCGACGACGCCGTGCAGTTCCAGCTCTACGCCGACGGCGTGTACGACCTCGGCGGCGACCTCCGGGCGACGGTCCGGACGGGGTACCCGTGGCAGGGCGCGGTCCGCATCGAAATCTCCCGGCCGTCGGCCGAGACCACCGAGCTCCGCATCCCCGGCTGGGCGGCAGGTGCGCGGCTCACGGTCGACGGCGTCGAGGCGCCGAGCCCGGCTCCCGGCTACGCGGCCGTCGCTCCTGGAGCCTCCGTCATCGAACTCGAGCTCCCGATCGAGGCCGTCGCCCAGTCGGCGCACCCGTGGGTGGACGCCGTGCGCGGCTCCCTCGCGATCCGTCGCGGCCCGGTCTACTACGCGCTCGAGTCCGCCGACCTCCCGCGGGACGTCGCCGTCGAGGACGTCGTCATCCCGGCCGCGCCGCGCATCGAGGAGGCGGGCTGGGATGCCGGACTCGGCGTCCCCACCCTCCGCATCCCCGGCGCAGCCCGTCGTCCCGCGGCGGCCGTCCTGTACGCGGAGCCGACCCCGGCGGCGGGCGCCGACCTCGGCGCGGTCACCGTCATCCCCTACTTCCGCTGGGCCAACCGGTCCCAGGGAGCAATGCGCGTCTGGATGCCCACCAGCTGA
- a CDS encoding chloride channel protein: MSAITTSIRGIVDGSRDSMTHWWRRVFATPAPLIAAAVVVGAGAGLAAVAFRWLVQTATLIFTGTTDYSATTGHPSNPWVPWLGGAFVILAPAIGGLIYGPLVHRFAREARGHGVPEVMYAVARRGGHIPGRVAVVKALASAITIGSGGSVGREGPIVQIGSALGSTLGRITRMSESQLRTLVACGAAGGIAATFNAPIAGVFFALELILRDFATRSFAAVMLSSITASVVGRAVFGDHPFLALPAFTAKQPSEYLLFAGLGLLAGAVGVLFSKILYLIEDVCDWAWRGPEWLRPSVGGLLLGLLLFAMPQLYGVGYPVLEASVAGKYTIAFLLLLVVAKMAATSLTIGIGGSGGVFAPSLVIGAAFGAAAGEAIGLVIPGLSGQAGTFALVGMAAVFAGATRAPITAGIILFELTGEYTIILPLLLAVIVATGISRLLSRDTIYTRKLSRRGVDLSAPPVPALQGVTVASVMSAAPPTVTADTDAREAIAWLAGSRLRAAPVVNRDGRFVGILTSADATEAVRTDDAATDRRVEELMEVAATVSADDHVADVLDRVVEAGATDGAPVVAGDALVGWLAPADVLRATAG, encoded by the coding sequence GTGTCCGCCATCACCACGAGCATCCGTGGAATCGTCGACGGCTCACGTGACAGCATGACGCACTGGTGGCGGCGCGTCTTCGCGACGCCCGCACCCCTGATCGCGGCCGCGGTCGTGGTCGGAGCCGGCGCCGGGCTCGCCGCCGTCGCCTTCCGTTGGCTCGTACAGACCGCCACCCTGATCTTCACCGGCACGACCGACTACTCCGCGACGACCGGGCATCCCTCGAACCCGTGGGTTCCCTGGCTCGGCGGGGCGTTCGTCATCCTCGCCCCCGCCATCGGCGGCCTGATCTACGGCCCGCTCGTGCACCGCTTCGCGCGGGAGGCTCGCGGACACGGCGTGCCCGAGGTGATGTACGCCGTGGCGCGTCGCGGCGGCCACATCCCCGGACGCGTCGCCGTCGTCAAAGCGCTGGCCTCCGCGATCACCATCGGCTCCGGCGGATCGGTCGGACGCGAGGGGCCGATCGTCCAGATCGGCTCGGCGCTGGGCTCCACGCTCGGCCGGATCACGCGGATGTCCGAGTCGCAGCTGCGCACCCTGGTCGCCTGCGGCGCGGCCGGCGGTATCGCCGCCACCTTCAACGCACCGATCGCCGGTGTGTTCTTCGCGCTGGAGTTGATTCTGCGCGACTTCGCCACCCGCTCCTTCGCCGCAGTCATGCTCTCCTCGATCACGGCCTCCGTCGTCGGCCGGGCGGTGTTCGGCGACCACCCCTTCCTCGCGCTCCCGGCCTTCACCGCCAAGCAGCCCAGCGAATACCTGCTTTTCGCAGGCCTCGGATTGCTCGCCGGCGCGGTCGGCGTGCTGTTCAGCAAGATCCTCTACCTGATCGAAGACGTCTGCGACTGGGCCTGGCGCGGACCGGAATGGCTGCGCCCCTCCGTCGGCGGACTGCTGCTCGGCCTGCTGCTGTTCGCGATGCCGCAGCTGTACGGCGTCGGCTACCCGGTCCTCGAAGCGAGTGTCGCGGGGAAGTACACCATCGCGTTCCTGCTGCTGCTCGTCGTCGCCAAGATGGCCGCGACCAGCCTCACGATCGGCATCGGCGGCTCCGGCGGGGTCTTCGCGCCCAGCCTCGTCATCGGCGCCGCCTTCGGCGCTGCTGCGGGAGAGGCGATCGGGTTGGTGATCCCCGGTCTCTCCGGGCAGGCCGGGACATTCGCCCTGGTCGGAATGGCCGCCGTGTTCGCCGGGGCGACGCGAGCCCCGATCACGGCCGGGATCATCCTCTTCGAGCTGACCGGCGAGTACACGATCATCCTGCCGCTCCTGCTCGCCGTCATCGTCGCCACCGGCATCTCGCGACTGCTCAGTCGCGACACCATCTACACGAGGAAGCTCAGCCGTCGAGGAGTCGACCTGTCCGCGCCTCCCGTTCCGGCGCTCCAGGGCGTCACGGTCGCTTCGGTGATGTCGGCGGCCCCGCCCACGGTCACGGCCGACACGGATGCGCGCGAAGCGATCGCGTGGCTTGCGGGCTCGCGCCTCCGAGCCGCCCCGGTGGTGAACCGCGACGGCCGTTTCGTCGGGATCCTCACGTCGGCCGATGCGACGGAGGCCGTCCGCACGGACGACGCAGCGACCGATCGCCGCGTCGAAGAGCTGATGGAGGTCGCCGCGACGGTATCCGCCGACGACCACGTCGCCGACGTCCTGGACCGCGTCGTCGAAGCCGGCGCGACGGACGGGGCACCCGTGGTCGCCGGCGACGCCCTCGTGGGCTGGCTTGCGCCCGCCGACGTCCTGCGCGCCACCGCGGGATGA
- a CDS encoding glycoside hydrolase family 2 protein — MTSALTPTAPLVRGRGAPVPVRRSPLSTGWTLRPLAGEVPDRVTAAGPIAATVPGSVHTDLLAAGLIEDPYLDRNEELQRWIGLADWGYRVPLDWTPDGSTRQEIVFEGLDTVAEILLNGETLARTRNMHRTYRLDVTGRLLDGANELEVRFASPVRAADAASLELGYRPHTNHHPYNALRKMACGFGWDWGIDTASSGIWRPARLETWDGARIRDTRVSADVVDGVPTLTADILLDRDDAAVLEVEVRIGDTVHRQVLQPGRDTAHVVLRLPDAALWYPVGHGDAALHDLRIALTVGGVQVDQRSQRVGFRSVSVLTEPDESGTGFRIVVNGATVLVRGANWIPDDAFPHRVDRARYAARLTQAQFAGVNLLRVWGGGVFESDDFFAECDERGILAWQDFLFACAAYAEEEPLWSEVEAEARDNIVRLAAHPSLVVLNGNNENSWGRQDWGWDARLDGRTWGAGYYYDLLPGLVAELAPHVAYTPGSPFSPDPDAPQNDPAHGTVHIWDLWNEKDHPHYRDYRPRFVAEFGWQGPPTWSTLTASLSDDPLTPESPGMILHQKAIKGNDKLTDGLVAHFPLPDDMADWHWAMSLNQAVAVRTAVEWFRSLTPTCTGSIVWQLNDCWPVTSWAAVDGYGRRKPLLYALRHAHRDRLLTVQPDGDGLLAALVNDTADGWDGTLEVERRRYDGQLLARSQRPVTLAPRSALRIALDPQLVTPRAAASEVVVLRFGGRTAHWFFTDYRHSALSDPGLSVHATPTHDGWIVAVQAKRLVRDLMLLVDRVDPEAVTDEALLTLLPGERVELTVTGAVDADPALFADQLVLRSANQLVAARPRVWDTRLVREWRENDQEHIIEEA; from the coding sequence GTGACCTCCGCACTCACCCCGACCGCACCGCTCGTACGCGGTCGCGGAGCCCCCGTCCCGGTCCGGCGCTCTCCGCTCTCGACGGGATGGACCTTGCGCCCGCTCGCCGGGGAGGTGCCCGACCGCGTCACCGCCGCAGGCCCGATCGCCGCGACGGTGCCCGGCTCGGTGCACACCGACCTCCTCGCCGCCGGCCTGATCGAGGACCCGTACCTCGACCGCAACGAGGAGCTGCAGCGCTGGATCGGCCTCGCCGACTGGGGCTACCGGGTGCCGCTGGACTGGACTCCGGACGGCTCGACGCGGCAGGAGATCGTCTTCGAGGGCCTCGACACCGTCGCGGAGATCCTCCTCAACGGCGAGACGCTCGCCCGCACGCGCAACATGCACCGCACGTACCGGCTGGACGTCACCGGCCGGCTGCTCGACGGCGCCAACGAGCTGGAGGTGCGCTTCGCCTCCCCCGTCCGGGCCGCGGACGCCGCGAGCCTCGAACTCGGCTACCGCCCGCACACCAACCACCACCCGTACAACGCGCTGCGCAAGATGGCGTGCGGCTTCGGCTGGGACTGGGGCATCGACACCGCATCGTCCGGCATCTGGCGGCCGGCGCGGCTGGAGACCTGGGACGGCGCCCGCATCCGCGACACACGCGTCTCGGCCGACGTCGTGGACGGAGTGCCCACGCTGACGGCCGACATCCTGCTCGACCGCGACGACGCGGCCGTGCTGGAGGTGGAGGTCCGGATCGGCGACACGGTCCACCGCCAGGTGCTGCAGCCGGGTCGCGACACGGCACACGTGGTCCTCCGGCTGCCCGACGCCGCGCTGTGGTACCCGGTCGGGCACGGGGATGCCGCGCTCCACGACCTCCGCATCGCGCTCACGGTCGGCGGCGTCCAGGTCGACCAGCGGTCGCAGCGCGTCGGCTTCCGGTCGGTGTCGGTGCTGACCGAGCCCGACGAAAGCGGCACCGGATTCCGAATCGTGGTCAACGGCGCGACGGTGCTCGTGCGCGGTGCGAACTGGATCCCCGACGACGCGTTCCCGCACCGCGTCGACCGAGCCCGCTACGCCGCCCGGCTCACCCAGGCGCAGTTCGCGGGCGTCAACCTGCTGCGGGTCTGGGGCGGCGGCGTGTTCGAGTCCGACGACTTCTTCGCCGAATGCGACGAGAGGGGCATCCTCGCCTGGCAGGACTTCCTGTTCGCGTGCGCCGCCTACGCCGAGGAGGAGCCGCTGTGGTCCGAGGTGGAGGCCGAGGCACGCGACAACATCGTCCGGCTGGCCGCCCACCCTTCCCTCGTCGTCCTCAACGGCAACAATGAGAACTCGTGGGGGCGGCAGGACTGGGGCTGGGATGCCCGGCTCGACGGTCGCACCTGGGGCGCCGGCTACTACTACGACCTCCTCCCCGGGCTCGTCGCCGAGCTGGCGCCACACGTCGCCTACACGCCGGGGAGCCCGTTCAGCCCCGATCCCGACGCGCCGCAGAACGATCCCGCCCACGGCACGGTGCACATCTGGGACCTCTGGAACGAGAAGGACCACCCGCACTACCGCGACTACCGCCCCCGGTTCGTCGCCGAGTTCGGCTGGCAGGGTCCGCCGACCTGGTCGACCCTGACCGCGTCGCTCTCTGACGACCCGCTCACACCCGAGTCGCCGGGCATGATCCTCCACCAGAAGGCGATCAAGGGGAACGACAAGCTGACCGACGGCCTCGTCGCGCATTTCCCCCTCCCCGACGACATGGCCGACTGGCACTGGGCGATGTCCCTCAACCAGGCGGTCGCCGTGCGGACGGCCGTCGAGTGGTTCCGCTCGCTCACCCCGACCTGCACCGGCTCGATCGTCTGGCAGCTCAACGACTGCTGGCCGGTCACGTCCTGGGCGGCGGTCGACGGCTACGGACGGAGGAAGCCGCTGCTGTACGCGCTGCGCCACGCCCATCGCGATCGGCTGCTGACGGTGCAGCCCGACGGTGATGGCCTCCTGGCCGCCCTGGTGAACGACACGGCCGACGGGTGGGACGGAACCCTCGAGGTCGAGCGACGACGCTACGACGGACAGCTGCTCGCCCGCTCTCAGCGGCCGGTGACGCTGGCGCCCCGCTCCGCGCTGCGCATCGCGCTCGACCCGCAGCTGGTGACGCCCCGCGCCGCGGCGTCCGAAGTCGTCGTGCTCCGCTTCGGCGGCCGGACCGCGCACTGGTTCTTCACCGACTACCGGCACTCCGCGCTGAGCGACCCGGGACTGTCCGTCCACGCCACGCCGACCCACGACGGCTGGATTGTGGCCGTGCAGGCGAAACGGCTCGTCCGCGACCTCATGCTGCTGGTCGATCGCGTGGATCCTGAGGCGGTGACGGACGAAGCCCTGCTGACGCTCCTTCCCGGCGAACGCGTCGAGCTCACGGTGACGGGAGCCGTCGATGCGGACCCTGCGCTGTTCGCCGACCAGCTGGTCCTCCGGTCGGCGAACCAGCTCGTCGCAGCTCGACCGCGGGTGTGGGACACCCGTCTTGTGCGGGAATGGCGCGAGAACGATCAGGAGCACATCATCGAGGAAGCCTGA
- a CDS encoding MarR family winged helix-turn-helix transcriptional regulator: MQNHGFPHEATEATLRASRALLGIVARSVSDALEQVTLPQFRVLVVLSGSGAMRMGALAARVGAVPSTFSRTIDRMVDGGWVLRQESPQSRREILVDLTDDGRRLVDQVTERRRRQVASVLTSLTADEQQQIIDAMEVFSTAAGEPTPEDLLTLGL, translated from the coding sequence ATGCAGAATCACGGATTCCCCCACGAGGCCACCGAGGCGACGTTGCGCGCGTCCCGGGCGCTGCTGGGGATCGTCGCCCGGTCCGTGTCGGATGCGCTGGAGCAGGTGACGCTGCCGCAGTTCCGTGTGCTCGTCGTGCTCTCCGGCTCCGGCGCGATGCGGATGGGGGCGCTTGCGGCACGGGTCGGGGCCGTGCCGTCGACCTTCAGCCGCACGATCGACCGGATGGTGGACGGCGGCTGGGTGCTCCGGCAGGAGAGCCCGCAGAGCAGGCGGGAGATCCTCGTCGACCTCACGGACGACGGCCGCCGGCTCGTGGATCAGGTCACCGAACGGCGTCGCCGTCAGGTGGCGTCCGTGCTGACGTCGCTCACCGCCGACGAGCAGCAGCAGATCATCGACGCCATGGAGGTCTTCTCCACTGCTGCGGGAGAGCCGACACCGGAGGACTTGCTGACGCTGGGCCTCTGA